The proteins below are encoded in one region of Myxococcales bacterium:
- a CDS encoding ABC transporter ATP-binding protein, which translates to MEAVSFRYSNAAELALSDISLRLRAGELLGVLGPNGSGKSTLLGLCSGQLKVASGNIRIGSKLSTEFSRIELARSVAVVEAKESIAFGFRVIEVVAMGRAPHLGLLSLERPSDRAVVHQAMQECDLLHLQDRAVSTLSAGEQKRVSIARALTQQTQVLLLDEPTAFLDVHHQIALLDLLRRRIEQKKLAALVVLHDLNLAAQYCDRLLLLRRGKQVAQGAVEEVMTYRRIRDTFDCEVYVGFNEINQKRYFVPMRSESAVDLGENFGGAHADRIRQAP; encoded by the coding sequence TTGGAAGCCGTTAGTTTTCGGTATTCCAATGCAGCTGAGCTTGCGTTATCGGATATCAGTCTAAGGCTTCGAGCTGGTGAGTTGCTTGGCGTGCTGGGTCCTAATGGTTCCGGAAAAAGTACGCTGCTTGGGTTGTGCTCGGGGCAACTCAAGGTTGCGTCTGGAAACATCCGGATTGGCTCAAAATTAAGCACCGAGTTTTCTCGCATTGAACTTGCGCGCTCAGTGGCCGTCGTGGAGGCCAAAGAGAGCATTGCCTTTGGTTTTCGTGTCATTGAGGTCGTGGCCATGGGCCGCGCGCCGCATTTGGGCCTACTTTCTTTGGAGAGACCGAGCGACAGAGCTGTGGTCCATCAAGCTATGCAAGAGTGCGATTTGCTGCATCTTCAAGACAGGGCGGTAAGCACACTAAGCGCTGGCGAGCAGAAGCGCGTCTCAATTGCGAGAGCCTTAACGCAGCAAACGCAGGTGCTCTTGCTTGATGAGCCAACGGCATTCTTGGATGTTCATCATCAGATTGCCTTACTGGATCTACTGCGCCGCCGTATTGAACAAAAGAAACTTGCTGCGTTGGTTGTTTTGCATGATTTAAATCTAGCTGCACAGTATTGCGACCGACTTTTGTTGCTGCGTCGAGGAAAGCAAGTCGCACAAGGCGCCGTTGAAGAAGTGATGACTTATCGTAGGATCAGGGACACGTTTGACTGCGAAGTTTATGTCGGATTCAATGAGATCAATCAAAAACGCTATTTTGTACCCATGCGTAGCGAGTCAGCTGTTGACCTGGGCGAGAATTTCGGCGGTGCTCACGCCGATCGCATCCGCCAGGCGCCTTAG
- a CDS encoding CarD family transcriptional regulator, whose translation MGTAARNSSFKVGDKAVHPAHGVGEVTSIEIREIAGHKKNFYIMKIFENGMKVMVPTDGAQRAGLRAIISRKDAGKVLDVLKSDDIAVEAQPWNRRHREYMEMLTSGSPFKVACVLRDILRIKTSKELSFGERRILDQAKGLLVRELAIARRCSEAKVESDIQSIFCD comes from the coding sequence ATGGGTACAGCGGCAAGAAACTCAAGTTTTAAGGTTGGTGACAAAGCAGTCCATCCCGCACATGGTGTGGGTGAGGTCACGAGCATCGAGATTCGTGAGATTGCAGGTCACAAGAAGAATTTCTATATCATGAAAATCTTCGAAAATGGCATGAAAGTCATGGTGCCGACCGATGGTGCTCAGCGTGCTGGACTGCGTGCGATTATTTCGCGCAAAGATGCCGGCAAGGTGCTTGACGTTTTGAAGTCCGACGACATTGCTGTGGAAGCACAGCCATGGAACCGTAGGCATCGTGAATATATGGAAATGCTCACAAGTGGATCCCCCTTCAAGGTGGCTTGTGTGCTTCGTGATATCTTGCGCATCAAAACAAGCAAAGAGCTTTCTTTTGGTGAGCGTCGTATTTTGGATCAGGCCAAGGGCTTGCTCGTACGTGAGCTAGCCATTGCACGTCGTTGCTCGGAAGCCAAAGTCGAATCAGATATTCAAAGCATTTTTTGTGACTGA
- the recA gene encoding recombinase RecA, protein MAGNASNDSSKSKALELALGTIEKQYGKGAIMRLGDGDAVVDLPVISTGSISLDLGLGVGGYPQGRIIEIYGPESSGKTTLTLHAIAECQKNGGVAAFIDAEHALDVGYAKKLGVDTEALLVSQPDFGEQALEIADLLVRSGAVDLIVVDSVAALVPKAEIEGEMGDTHVGLQARLMSQALRKLTATVHRSNTTLFFTNQIRMKIGVMFGSPETTSGGNALKFYASVRLDVRRIGTIKAGEQAIGNRTRVKVVKNKVAPPFQVCEFDIMFGKGISRSGDVLDLAVEDRIVDKSGAWYSYNGDRIGQGRDNVKNFLEENPKILVAIESQLLEKRGLKRAVKKADDAEAGRASDAKAPAQTNASKSKAARPRATN, encoded by the coding sequence ATGGCCGGTAACGCAAGCAATGATAGCAGCAAAAGCAAGGCGCTAGAACTCGCGCTGGGTACCATTGAAAAGCAGTATGGCAAAGGTGCCATCATGCGGCTTGGCGATGGCGACGCTGTGGTGGATTTACCGGTAATCTCGACGGGATCTATCTCGCTTGACCTCGGGCTCGGCGTGGGTGGCTATCCGCAAGGTCGAATAATTGAAATTTACGGGCCTGAATCAAGTGGTAAGACCACATTAACCTTGCACGCGATTGCTGAATGCCAAAAGAACGGCGGCGTTGCAGCCTTTATTGATGCCGAGCATGCCCTTGATGTGGGCTATGCAAAGAAGCTTGGTGTGGATACTGAGGCTCTACTCGTCTCACAGCCAGATTTTGGTGAACAGGCTTTGGAAATCGCCGATCTACTTGTGCGTTCCGGTGCCGTTGATTTGATCGTCGTCGATTCGGTTGCTGCGTTGGTTCCCAAAGCTGAAATCGAAGGCGAAATGGGTGACACGCACGTTGGGTTGCAAGCGCGTCTGATGTCACAAGCCTTGCGCAAACTCACTGCGACAGTGCACCGTTCGAATACAACTCTATTTTTCACCAACCAGATCCGCATGAAAATTGGCGTGATGTTTGGCTCACCTGAGACAACCTCGGGTGGCAATGCGCTCAAGTTTTATGCTTCGGTACGTTTGGACGTGCGCCGTATTGGCACGATAAAGGCAGGCGAGCAGGCCATAGGCAACCGTACACGCGTCAAAGTCGTGAAAAACAAAGTGGCGCCACCCTTTCAGGTCTGTGAGTTTGACATCATGTTTGGCAAAGGCATTAGCCGCAGCGGTGATGTGCTCGATCTGGCTGTCGAAGATCGCATCGTGGATAAGTCAGGCGCTTGGTACAGCTACAACGGCGATCGCATTGGTCAGGGACGAGACAATGTGAAAAACTTCCTTGAGGAAAACCCGAAGATCTTGGTGGCAATTGAGAGTCAGTTGCTTGAAAAACGTGGCCTAAAACGAGCTGTAAAGAAAGCCGACGATGCAGAAGCTGGACGAGCTAGCGACGCTAAAGCCCCTGCTCAAACCAATGCATCCAAGAGCAAAGCGGCCCGTCCACGAGCGACTAACTAA